A part of Candidatus Electrothrix aestuarii genomic DNA contains:
- a CDS encoding ATP-binding protein, with protein sequence MHKKRIALLLKRIAPPTLLLIIGAFFFSDLTEKNKINQIVNQNTFYIGQGVGTLSYSLKQVTRDLLYLAGQNSLIEQVTNPTQENLKQLSENFINFSKIKGHYDQIRWIDANGMERVRVDYAPDGPKVIPGHFLQNKEDRYYVTETLKLPLGEIYISPLDLNMERGQVEYPFKPTIRLATPLADPAGEQHGLLIINYAAKSMLDNFHATTFPIKEQISILNNEGYWIVSPNSSDEWAFMFNLNNIRLETRFPKIWQKIAKTDKDTLLNEDGLWLWSTVRPLIPTNELVPGLHSRLHTTNDYLWKVVSHVDREKLSDIIITLRKKTIGVAVLIFLAICYVSCKLAQIEEKLLLTNEALEQEVRERTALLNDKLTDLQEVNTELGSTQARSTAIINALSRVGEGLIIIDSDHKVRYMNQVMIDWFGDMTGKDSGFLTDNQQTPWDCVHVKHAINQEKSVCFLPSSGAERIFEITSTKFTENDAAPAILQVIHDITDRKKQEMLLHENQEKYRRLVENIGEKFVVFSQDPDKEIWTYVSESVFSVFGCRRKDIQGKIPWSEVIDWLPDSLEQRRLHLSRIREGKTDFIQHDMQFRHPDGELRTVRVSSLPVHNEAGKLLAINGILEDTTEYEYITEKLSEAQQRAEAANAAKSEFLANMSHEIRTPMNAILGMSSLALETDLDSEQKNYIEKVYSSAESLLGIINDILDFSKIEAGKLEIETVAFRLDKVFEKFNNIIELKALEKGLKLEIDIDPNVPKKIKGDPLRLGQILINLGNNAVKFTSRGKVTILVERLHQREDIDDIVLLEFCVADTGIGMTPQQQSKLFKSFSQADSSTTRKFGGTGLGLSISKKLVEMMGGTIWFESEAGQGSRFYFTLPLVICSEEDAGGCRKKKERKTEECFTKLDGAKVLLVEDNELNQELAKLLLARKGIKVTVASNGAEALETLQSSCFDCVLMDIQMPVMDGYAACREIRKNPQFETLPIIALTANVMSTDQEKSKEAGMNEHIGKPFNEQEMFSVMSRYIDTGNKQG encoded by the coding sequence ATGCATAAAAAGCGAATCGCCCTACTGCTGAAACGCATCGCCCCCCCCACTCTTCTCCTCATCATAGGAGCCTTTTTCTTCAGCGATCTCACTGAAAAAAACAAAATAAACCAAATTGTTAATCAAAACACCTTTTATATCGGTCAAGGGGTGGGCACGCTCTCCTATAGCCTAAAACAGGTAACCCGTGACCTTTTGTATCTTGCCGGACAAAATAGTCTGATTGAGCAAGTAACAAATCCCACCCAGGAAAATCTGAAACAGCTCTCGGAAAACTTTATTAATTTCTCAAAAATCAAGGGACATTACGATCAGATTCGTTGGATAGACGCGAACGGAATGGAGCGAGTACGTGTTGATTACGCCCCTGATGGCCCTAAGGTAATCCCTGGACATTTCTTACAAAACAAAGAGGATCGCTATTATGTCACGGAAACATTAAAACTCCCCCTGGGAGAAATCTATATTTCCCCTCTTGATCTCAACATGGAACGTGGTCAGGTAGAATACCCCTTTAAACCGACCATTCGTCTCGCCACCCCCTTGGCTGACCCCGCAGGAGAACAGCATGGCCTCCTGATCATCAACTATGCGGCCAAGAGCATGCTGGATAATTTCCACGCCACGACCTTCCCCATCAAAGAACAGATATCCATATTGAACAATGAAGGATATTGGATCGTAAGCCCTAACTCATCTGATGAATGGGCTTTCATGTTCAACCTCAATAATATACGTCTGGAAACTCGTTTTCCGAAGATCTGGCAAAAGATAGCCAAGACAGACAAGGACACCTTACTCAATGAAGATGGTCTATGGCTGTGGAGTACCGTCCGTCCTTTAATCCCGACAAATGAATTAGTACCAGGACTCCACTCACGACTTCATACCACCAACGATTATCTCTGGAAGGTCGTCTCTCATGTAGACAGAGAAAAACTCTCTGATATCATCATTACTCTTCGTAAGAAAACCATCGGCGTTGCTGTTCTCATCTTCCTTGCCATCTGCTATGTCTCCTGTAAATTAGCTCAGATAGAGGAAAAGCTCTTACTGACGAATGAGGCCCTTGAACAGGAGGTCCGTGAACGTACGGCCCTGCTCAATGACAAGCTCACAGACCTTCAAGAAGTCAACACAGAACTCGGTTCTACCCAGGCCCGTTCAACAGCTATTATTAATGCCCTCTCCCGAGTTGGAGAAGGCCTGATTATTATTGATAGCGATCATAAGGTTCGCTATATGAATCAGGTCATGATTGACTGGTTCGGCGATATGACAGGCAAGGACTCTGGATTTCTCACCGATAACCAGCAGACCCCCTGGGATTGCGTTCATGTTAAGCATGCTATAAATCAGGAAAAATCTGTTTGCTTTCTGCCCTCCTCCGGGGCGGAACGAATTTTTGAAATTACCTCAACAAAATTCACCGAAAACGACGCAGCCCCGGCCATCCTTCAAGTGATTCATGATATCACTGATCGGAAAAAGCAGGAAATGCTCTTGCATGAAAACCAGGAAAAATACCGCAGACTCGTTGAAAATATAGGAGAAAAGTTTGTTGTCTTCAGCCAGGACCCAGATAAAGAAATCTGGACCTATGTCAGCGAGAGTGTCTTCTCAGTCTTCGGCTGTAGACGGAAAGATATTCAAGGCAAGATCCCCTGGAGCGAAGTGATCGACTGGCTCCCGGATTCCCTGGAGCAACGGCGTCTCCACCTTTCCAGAATCCGCGAAGGGAAAACCGATTTTATCCAACACGACATGCAGTTTCGCCATCCCGATGGCGAGCTCCGCACGGTTAGGGTTTCATCACTTCCTGTGCATAATGAAGCTGGAAAACTCTTAGCCATAAACGGCATCCTGGAAGACACCACCGAGTATGAGTATATTACTGAGAAATTATCAGAAGCCCAGCAACGGGCCGAGGCCGCTAATGCGGCAAAGTCGGAATTTCTTGCTAATATGAGCCATGAAATTCGCACCCCGATGAATGCCATTCTCGGCATGTCCAGCCTGGCCCTGGAAACAGACCTGGACTCGGAACAAAAAAACTACATAGAAAAGGTCTACAGTTCTGCGGAGTCTCTCCTGGGGATAATTAATGATATCCTTGATTTCTCTAAAATTGAGGCGGGAAAACTGGAAATCGAGACTGTGGCCTTCAGACTGGATAAGGTCTTTGAAAAATTCAACAACATAATCGAGCTCAAGGCCCTGGAAAAAGGGCTGAAGCTGGAGATTGATATTGATCCCAACGTACCGAAAAAAATTAAAGGTGACCCGCTCCGCCTAGGCCAGATTCTGATCAATCTGGGGAATAACGCAGTAAAATTTACCAGCAGAGGTAAAGTTACCATACTCGTTGAACGCTTACATCAACGAGAAGACATAGATGACATTGTTTTGCTGGAATTCTGTGTTGCTGATACCGGTATCGGCATGACGCCGCAACAACAGAGCAAGCTTTTCAAATCCTTTAGCCAGGCAGATAGCTCTACAACTCGTAAATTCGGAGGAACCGGGCTCGGGCTCTCCATCAGTAAAAAACTGGTGGAAATGATGGGGGGAACGATCTGGTTTGAAAGTGAGGCAGGACAAGGCTCCCGCTTTTACTTTACCCTCCCTCTGGTTATCTGCTCAGAAGAAGATGCAGGGGGATGCAGAAAAAAGAAAGAAAGAAAAACTGAGGAATGCTTTACCAAGCTGGACGGCGCTAAGGTCTTACTTGTCGAAGATAATGAACTAAACCAGGAACTGGCCAAGCTCCTGCTTGCACGCAAGGGTATTAAAGTCACAGTGGCCAGTAACGGCGCAGAGGCCCTGGAGACCTTACAGTCCTCATGTTTCGACTGTGTCCTGATGGATATACAGATGCCGGTCATGGACGGTTATGCCGCCTGCCGGGAAATCCGAAAAAATCCCCAGTTTGAGACGCTCCCCATCATCGCCCTGACAGCCAACGTTATGTCCACTGATCAGGAGAAAAGTAAGGAAGCAGGTATGAACGAACATATCGGTAAGCCCTTTAATGAACAAGAGATGTTTAGCGTCATGTCCCGATATATCGACACAGGAAACAAGCAGGGATAA
- the thrS gene encoding threonine--tRNA ligase → MTDISISIPGEEAKTVAAGILAQDALKELLSKKQRKEAVAVLCNGEATDLSVPLSADTVIEPILASSEEGVHILRHSSAHIMAQAVKELFGQEVKVAIGPAIEDGYYYDFDRETSFTPDDFEAIEEKMAEIVKARLPFERRVMPMAEAIAFFAEQGEKYKVELLEDLEKEGEESVSLYQQGDFIDLCRGPHIPDTSWLRSFKLLRVAGSYWRGDERNPMLTRIYGTAFFDKKDLKKYLNRIEEAKKRDHRKLGKQLGLFTIQDEVGPGLILWQPRGALLRKLIEDYWKDAHYKHGYELLYTPHIARQDLWKTSGHLDFYGENMYSSMEIDEVAYQLKPMNCPFHIGVYNATKHSYREFPVRWCELGTVYRYERTGALHGLMRVRGFTQDDAHIFCRPDQLEEEIFNIIDLNLHILKTFGFSDYDVYLSTRPEKYVGSDEHWELSTKALQQAMDKKGLAYEIDPGEGVFYGPKIDIKIKDQLGRSWQCSTIQVDFNLPERFGMTYTGQDGSEHQPIMIHRALMGSLERFIGVLIEHYAGAFPLWMTPEQARVMNITDAQAEYCTQVHAELRKAGIRVEQDLRNEKLNYKIREAQMMKTPYMLIIGDREMEDGTVTVRKRNGDNLPPMTAQEFAELVRKECEQGTV, encoded by the coding sequence ATGACCGATATATCCATATCCATACCCGGAGAAGAAGCCAAAACAGTGGCGGCCGGTATCCTGGCTCAGGATGCACTGAAAGAGCTGTTGTCTAAAAAACAACGGAAAGAGGCAGTGGCTGTCCTCTGTAATGGGGAGGCAACAGACCTGTCTGTCCCCCTGTCGGCTGATACCGTTATTGAGCCCATTCTGGCTTCCTCAGAGGAAGGAGTGCATATTCTGCGTCATTCCAGCGCGCACATCATGGCCCAGGCCGTGAAAGAGCTGTTTGGGCAGGAAGTTAAGGTGGCTATAGGACCTGCTATTGAAGATGGCTACTATTACGATTTCGATCGTGAGACCTCTTTTACCCCGGACGACTTTGAAGCTATCGAAGAAAAGATGGCAGAGATCGTCAAAGCCCGGTTGCCCTTTGAACGACGGGTAATGCCTATGGCTGAGGCAATAGCCTTTTTTGCCGAGCAGGGAGAAAAGTATAAAGTCGAGCTGTTGGAAGATCTGGAAAAAGAGGGCGAGGAAAGTGTGTCGCTGTATCAGCAGGGAGATTTTATTGATCTCTGCCGAGGACCACATATTCCAGATACCTCTTGGCTGAGGAGTTTTAAGCTGCTACGGGTAGCTGGTTCCTACTGGCGTGGTGATGAACGTAATCCCATGCTGACCAGGATTTACGGGACAGCTTTTTTTGATAAAAAAGATCTGAAAAAGTATCTTAACCGTATTGAAGAGGCAAAAAAGCGGGACCACCGGAAGTTGGGTAAACAGCTTGGTCTGTTTACCATTCAGGATGAAGTCGGTCCCGGTCTGATCCTCTGGCAGCCCCGTGGTGCTCTGCTGCGTAAGCTGATCGAAGATTATTGGAAGGATGCCCATTACAAACATGGGTATGAGCTGTTGTATACCCCGCATATTGCCCGGCAGGATCTGTGGAAAACCTCAGGGCATCTTGATTTCTATGGCGAGAACATGTATTCTTCTATGGAAATTGACGAAGTTGCCTATCAGCTCAAGCCGATGAATTGCCCCTTTCACATCGGGGTCTACAACGCAACAAAGCATAGTTATCGGGAATTTCCTGTTCGCTGGTGTGAACTGGGAACCGTGTATCGCTACGAGCGTACTGGAGCCCTGCATGGTTTGATGCGGGTTCGCGGTTTCACCCAGGATGATGCCCATATTTTCTGTCGCCCGGACCAGCTTGAGGAAGAGATTTTTAATATCATTGATCTTAATCTCCATATTCTCAAGACCTTTGGTTTTTCCGATTATGACGTATATCTGTCCACCAGGCCGGAAAAATATGTCGGCAGCGACGAGCATTGGGAACTTTCCACCAAGGCCTTGCAACAGGCTATGGATAAAAAGGGTCTGGCCTACGAAATAGACCCTGGTGAAGGTGTTTTTTACGGCCCCAAGATTGATATCAAGATCAAAGACCAGTTGGGCCGTTCTTGGCAATGTTCCACTATTCAGGTTGATTTTAATCTGCCTGAGCGTTTCGGCATGACCTATACCGGTCAGGACGGAAGTGAACATCAGCCGATTATGATCCATCGGGCCCTGATGGGCTCTCTAGAGCGTTTTATCGGTGTGCTTATTGAACATTATGCCGGTGCCTTCCCCCTTTGGATGACTCCAGAGCAGGCAAGGGTCATGAATATAACCGATGCCCAGGCTGAGTATTGTACCCAGGTGCATGCTGAGCTCCGCAAGGCGGGTATTCGGGTTGAGCAGGATCTGCGTAACGAGAAACTCAACTATAAGATCCGGGAAGCCCAGATGATGAAGACGCCGTACATGTTAATTATCGGTGATCGGGAAATGGAAGACGGTACCGTCACAGTACGTAAACGCAACGGAGATAACTTGCCTCCCATGACTGCGCAGGAGTTTGCGGAGCTGGTGAGGAAGGAGTGCGAACAGGGGACAGTCTGA
- the rplT gene encoding 50S ribosomal protein L20 produces the protein MPRVTRGFKARRRRNKVLKLAKGYRGGRSRLYRSAAEAVDRALCYAYRDRRTNKRNFRRLWITRISAAAQMNDTSYSKLIHALNQSGIELDRKVLSNLAIVDPSAFTQVVKAAGLEAAA, from the coding sequence ATGCCACGCGTCACACGCGGGTTCAAGGCCCGCCGCAGAAGAAATAAAGTTTTAAAACTGGCCAAGGGATACCGTGGTGGCCGGAGTCGTCTGTATCGCTCAGCAGCTGAAGCTGTTGATCGTGCATTGTGCTATGCTTATCGGGATAGAAGAACCAATAAGCGTAATTTCCGTCGTCTGTGGATCACCCGTATCAGTGCAGCTGCACAGATGAATGATACCAGCTACAGCAAGCTGATTCATGCTTTGAATCAGTCCGGCATTGAGCTTGACCGTAAGGTCCTGTCCAATCTTGCTATTGTAGATCCGAGCGCATTCACCCAGGTGGTTAAAGCTGCTGGCCTTGAGGCTGCTGCCTGA
- the pheS gene encoding phenylalanine--tRNA ligase subunit alpha, translating to MENRLQSLKSEAVEALSAINGQQSLEEFRVKFLGRKGLLSSVMKEMSQAPKEDRPRLGQLANTVKKEVEALFLEKKEEIAAGVQVHATQSADLSLPGRFFPFGKLHPVTQVMEEICSVFEGMGFAVAEGPDVETDYYNFEALNIPKHHPARDMHDTFYVSDSLLLRTHTSPMQARIMEKQDPPLRYIAPGKVYRCDSDITHTPMFMQVEGFMVDRSVSFADLKGVLTTSLHRIFHADLPLRFRPSFFPFTEPSAEVDIACVICKGAGCRVCKQTGWIEILGAGLIDPEVMKMVGYDPDEFSGFAFGFGVERIAMLKYGINDIRLYYENDLRFLQQF from the coding sequence ATGGAAAACAGACTGCAAAGCCTGAAAAGCGAAGCTGTTGAGGCTTTGTCTGCCATTAATGGGCAGCAGAGCCTCGAAGAGTTTCGGGTGAAATTTCTTGGGAGAAAAGGGCTTCTTTCATCGGTGATGAAGGAAATGAGTCAGGCTCCCAAGGAAGACCGCCCCCGTCTAGGCCAGCTTGCCAATACTGTGAAGAAAGAGGTGGAAGCCCTCTTTCTTGAGAAAAAGGAAGAAATTGCTGCCGGAGTGCAGGTACATGCAACGCAGAGTGCTGACCTCAGTTTACCTGGTCGTTTTTTTCCTTTTGGCAAACTCCACCCTGTCACCCAGGTGATGGAGGAGATCTGCTCTGTTTTTGAGGGGATGGGCTTTGCAGTTGCTGAAGGGCCGGATGTTGAAACGGATTATTACAATTTCGAGGCCCTGAATATTCCCAAGCATCATCCTGCCAGGGATATGCATGACACCTTTTATGTGTCAGATTCACTTCTTTTACGGACCCATACCTCGCCCATGCAGGCCAGGATTATGGAAAAGCAGGACCCCCCTCTGCGCTATATTGCGCCGGGCAAGGTGTATCGTTGTGATTCCGATATCACGCATACACCTATGTTTATGCAGGTAGAGGGATTTATGGTTGATCGTTCTGTCTCCTTTGCTGATCTTAAAGGCGTGCTCACCACCTCGCTTCATCGAATATTTCATGCAGATTTACCTCTTCGTTTTCGTCCGAGCTTCTTTCCCTTTACCGAGCCTAGTGCAGAGGTGGATATAGCCTGTGTCATCTGTAAAGGCGCAGGCTGTCGGGTCTGCAAACAAACTGGCTGGATCGAAATTCTCGGAGCTGGCCTCATTGATCCCGAGGTAATGAAGATGGTCGGCTATGATCCTGACGAATTTTCCGGCTTTGCCTTTGGGTTTGGTGTGGAGCGTATTGCTATGCTCAAGTACGGCATTAATGATATTCGCCTCTATTACGAAAACGACCTGCGTTTTCTCCAACAGTTTTAA
- the rpmI gene encoding 50S ribosomal protein L35 → MPKMKTNRGAAKRFKATGSGKIRRSKAFTSHILTSKSTKRKRNLRQSGLIDAADTKAVKRMLPYL, encoded by the coding sequence ATGCCAAAGATGAAAACCAACCGGGGGGCGGCCAAACGTTTTAAGGCAACCGGTTCCGGTAAGATTCGGAGAAGTAAGGCCTTTACCTCGCACATTTTGACGAGCAAATCAACCAAACGGAAACGCAATCTCCGCCAGAGCGGTCTGATTGACGCAGCTGATACCAAGGCCGTTAAGCGTATGCTGCCTTACCTCTAA
- a CDS encoding DUF6516 family protein, whose amino-acid sequence MIDSYFRDLEQTLQEFRNICSSVLKKKQYNDKQGYISGSVHFDSGHRLEFMELKDIDQSAKIKYRYQFMDQQNACLFRYDNAPHHPEITTHPHHKHDGEKIIGSCEPTLFDVLLEIAGYERGNEESLR is encoded by the coding sequence ATGATTGATTCTTACTTCCGGGACCTTGAGCAAACCCTTCAGGAATTTCGGAACATCTGTAGTTCAGTCCTCAAAAAGAAGCAATATAACGACAAACAGGGATATATCAGTGGCTCTGTCCACTTCGACTCCGGGCACCGCCTTGAGTTTATGGAGCTCAAAGATATCGATCAATCAGCAAAGATAAAATACCGCTATCAATTTATGGATCAGCAGAATGCCTGCCTCTTCCGATACGACAATGCACCGCACCATCCAGAGATAACGACCCATCCTCACCATAAACATGATGGAGAAAAAATCATAGGAAGTTGCGAACCAACCTTATTTGACGTCCTGCTTGAAATAGCCGGGTATGAACGAGGGAATGAGGAATCTCTCCGTTAA
- a CDS encoding zinc dependent phospholipase C family protein: MAGGYTHITIAQLAIEEAQRQQTRLHHEAIQSLLRWKKFAIIGSIAPDYPYMDFANSNSTEWSNVMHSWGSLDFIRAGIGLVRTIEEQDKREKCLAWLLGFAAHVVADVVIHPLVNIKVGPYEENKIRHRRCEMSQDVYIHPRLNLGLEINRQISTNVNETSDGRWSSRLDENIAEFWVEILEEVYGVRQSPPPFNGNVFSWTFAHLMRLIGMKGHDVSYPHPGARYGGRKSALLPPDPDAWHRAMQVLMQTAENGNLLIPFARHLSADQGLVYPKEADLQYVMAQKTPDGTRMNFDKIVDKTVEHLIDFWSDMSLALQGKASPLDTMPNVNLDTGIDEKNTMTYWS, encoded by the coding sequence ATGGCAGGCGGATACACCCATATCACGATTGCCCAGCTGGCCATCGAAGAGGCACAACGCCAACAGACCCGGCTCCATCATGAGGCGATACAATCCTTGTTGCGCTGGAAAAAATTCGCCATCATCGGCTCTATTGCCCCCGATTACCCATACATGGATTTTGCAAACAGCAACTCCACAGAGTGGTCCAATGTGATGCACTCCTGGGGGAGCCTTGATTTTATCCGCGCAGGTATCGGGCTGGTCCGCACAATAGAGGAACAAGATAAACGGGAAAAATGCCTGGCCTGGCTCCTGGGCTTTGCCGCCCATGTGGTGGCTGATGTGGTTATCCACCCCCTTGTTAACATAAAGGTTGGTCCCTATGAAGAGAATAAGATCCGCCACAGACGCTGTGAGATGTCTCAGGATGTCTATATCCACCCTCGCCTGAACCTGGGCCTGGAGATCAACCGCCAGATATCCACCAATGTCAATGAAACCTCGGACGGCAGATGGTCTTCCAGGTTGGACGAAAATATTGCTGAATTCTGGGTCGAGATCCTTGAGGAGGTCTACGGTGTCCGGCAATCCCCTCCCCCGTTCAACGGGAATGTCTTTTCCTGGACCTTTGCCCACCTAATGAGGCTGATCGGCATGAAAGGACACGACGTGAGCTATCCCCACCCTGGAGCCAGATATGGCGGCAGAAAAAGCGCCCTGCTGCCTCCTGATCCTGACGCATGGCATCGAGCTATGCAGGTCCTGATGCAGACTGCGGAAAACGGGAACCTGCTGATTCCCTTTGCCCGGCATCTCAGCGCAGACCAGGGCCTGGTCTACCCAAAGGAGGCAGACCTGCAATATGTCATGGCCCAGAAGACCCCTGACGGCACCAGGATGAACTTTGACAAGATCGTTGACAAGACGGTTGAACACCTGATCGACTTCTGGAGCGACATGTCTCTGGCCCTGCAAGGAAAGGCCTCGCCTCTGGACACCATGCCCAATGTCAATCTGGACACCGGCATTGATGAAAAAAACACCATGACCTACTGGAGCTAA
- the asnB gene encoding asparagine synthase (glutamine-hydrolyzing): MCGISGFNWNDEALIRAMTDTLEHRGPDQQGHFCSDEMSLGFRRLSIIDLSENGRQPMFNEDESIALVFNGEIYNFQELRKELLEKGHVFQSKSDTEVIIHGYEEWGVKVIDRLRGMFAFGLYDMPRKRLLLARDRIGIKPLYYTYKNGRLLFASEIKAILEDSQVERRINYQAMYDYLGFEFVPAPQTMFAGIHKLPAGHLLVFENGAIHQEQYWDLNVSPGENKLTFDEAVEKMREHLDYAVSSHLVSDVPLGVFLSGGLDSSCLVALMRKHLTGSFKTFTIGYEDKSFSELDYAQIVADHCQTDHQVLVLDTLKPEYVEKTLWHLDEPMTDLSTVPLYLLCKQAREHVTVCLSGEGADESFAGYDRFKASRMSTWFSILPAPLRKQVVGRMTAMLPDQPQKKGAINMLKRFVEGANLDPAGQHLRWQYFMNSVLEENLLQGGFRQQIQMDPFRQLREYNARCAAGADQVNREIYLDMRFMMTDSVLMKVDRMSMASSLEIRVPLLDHVLVEFMASLPGDWKLKGMTTKYIFRAALEGLLPEKIVHRGKQGYSLPVKHLLRGDLKKYMVELLNDAPVIRENMDVAYVNRLIDEHCALKQNHNHILWALINIAIWHNRFFK, translated from the coding sequence ATGTGCGGGATAAGTGGGTTTAACTGGAATGATGAGGCCTTGATTCGGGCTATGACCGACACCCTGGAACATCGGGGGCCGGATCAGCAGGGCCATTTCTGCTCAGATGAGATGAGCCTGGGCTTTCGGCGGCTCTCGATTATTGACCTCAGTGAAAATGGGCGCCAGCCTATGTTCAACGAGGACGAAAGCATTGCCCTGGTCTTTAACGGTGAGATCTATAATTTTCAGGAACTGCGCAAGGAGCTGTTAGAGAAGGGACATGTCTTCCAGAGTAAGTCTGATACAGAGGTCATCATTCATGGTTATGAGGAATGGGGTGTCAAGGTTATTGATCGCCTCCGTGGGATGTTTGCCTTTGGGCTTTATGATATGCCCCGAAAGCGTTTGCTCCTGGCCCGTGACCGTATCGGCATCAAGCCCCTCTATTATACCTATAAGAATGGCCGCCTCCTTTTTGCCTCTGAGATAAAGGCCATCTTAGAAGATTCCCAGGTTGAGCGTCGTATTAATTACCAGGCAATGTACGATTATCTTGGCTTTGAGTTTGTGCCTGCGCCCCAGACCATGTTCGCGGGTATTCACAAATTACCTGCCGGGCACTTGCTGGTCTTTGAAAACGGGGCCATTCATCAGGAGCAGTACTGGGATCTTAATGTCAGCCCGGGCGAGAACAAGCTCACCTTTGACGAGGCCGTGGAAAAGATGCGCGAGCATCTGGATTACGCTGTGTCCAGTCATCTGGTTAGTGATGTGCCGCTGGGAGTCTTTCTCTCTGGCGGACTGGACTCCAGCTGTCTGGTGGCCCTGATGCGTAAGCATCTGACGGGCTCGTTTAAGACCTTCACCATCGGTTATGAGGATAAATCCTTTAGTGAGTTGGACTATGCCCAGATCGTGGCTGATCATTGCCAGACCGATCATCAGGTCCTGGTTCTGGATACCCTGAAGCCCGAGTACGTGGAAAAGACCCTCTGGCATCTGGATGAGCCCATGACTGATCTTTCCACCGTGCCCCTGTATCTCCTCTGTAAACAGGCGCGGGAGCATGTCACTGTCTGCCTTTCCGGCGAAGGTGCGGACGAGAGCTTTGCGGGTTATGACCGCTTCAAGGCCAGCCGGATGAGTACCTGGTTCAGCATCCTGCCTGCTCCTTTGCGTAAGCAAGTCGTTGGACGCATGACGGCTATGCTGCCGGATCAGCCCCAGAAGAAGGGAGCCATTAATATGCTCAAGCGCTTTGTTGAGGGAGCGAACCTGGATCCGGCAGGTCAGCATCTGCGCTGGCAGTATTTCATGAATTCGGTCCTGGAAGAGAACCTGTTACAGGGCGGCTTTCGTCAGCAGATTCAGATGGACCCCTTCCGCCAGCTGCGGGAGTATAATGCTCGCTGTGCTGCCGGGGCCGATCAGGTTAATCGGGAGATCTATCTGGATATGCGTTTTATGATGACCGACTCTGTGCTGATGAAGGTGGATCGGATGTCTATGGCCAGCTCTCTGGAAATCCGGGTCCCCCTGCTGGATCATGTGCTGGTGGAATTCATGGCCTCCCTGCCCGGCGACTGGAAACTCAAAGGCATGACCACCAAGTACATCTTCCGGGCTGCTTTAGAAGGTCTGCTGCCGGAGAAAATCGTTCATCGTGGCAAACAGGGCTACAGCCTGCCAGTCAAGCATCTCCTGCGCGGAGATCTGAAGAAATACATGGTTGAGCTGCTTAACGATGCGCCTGTGATCCGGGAGAATATGGATGTAGCCTATGTTAATCGGTTGATCGACGAACATTGCGCCCTGAAGCAGAATCATAACCATATCCTCTGGGCCTTGATCAATATCGCTATCTGGCATAATCGCTTCTTTAAATAA
- the infC gene encoding translation initiation factor IF-3, giving the protein MKRRGRKLPQKQQEIKSRINESIRYPEVRLVGVDGEQIGIVPTAKARQMAEEQGYDLVEVSDKAKPPVCRIMNYDKYRYELKKKQQEAKKKQTVIETKEVKFRPKTEEHDLNFKIKNILKFLEKKNKVKVTMQFRGREIIYAQSVGLEAIRKIADSLREECIIVQEPKLEGRQLVMIVGPKN; this is encoded by the coding sequence ATTAAACGAAGAGGCAGAAAACTTCCGCAGAAGCAGCAAGAGATTAAGTCCAGGATTAACGAGTCAATTCGCTATCCCGAAGTACGATTAGTCGGAGTAGATGGTGAGCAGATTGGCATTGTTCCTACAGCAAAGGCACGCCAGATGGCTGAGGAACAGGGATATGATCTGGTTGAAGTCTCAGATAAGGCCAAACCTCCGGTTTGTCGTATAATGAATTATGATAAATACCGGTATGAGCTGAAAAAGAAACAGCAAGAAGCGAAGAAAAAACAGACGGTTATCGAGACTAAAGAAGTCAAGTTCCGTCCCAAGACTGAAGAGCACGACTTGAATTTCAAGATCAAGAATATACTGAAATTTCTTGAGAAGAAAAATAAGGTCAAAGTGACGATGCAGTTTCGGGGGAGAGAGATTATCTACGCCCAATCTGTTGGCCTTGAAGCTATTCGAAAAATTGCCGACAGCCTGCGCGAAGAGTGTATTATTGTGCAGGAACCGAAATTGGAAGGACGGCAGCTTGTTATGATTGTCGGCCCGAAAAACTGA